In Lytechinus pictus isolate F3 Inbred chromosome 17, Lp3.0, whole genome shotgun sequence, the genomic window GAAATGGCAAAACCAGTACCATACGACACTGCCATTATCAAGACAGGATCTGCACACCAAGTTAATGAAAGTAGCGGCAATGAATACACAAGTGATGCCGGTGATATGAAAGAACACGCTTACGAAGCTCTGGAGGGTCGTCCTGCCAATTTTGTTGACAAAGATTTTacttgttgaacggaaataaaatctaaatctaaaatataCTTACGAGATCAATAGTCTGTAAGGTGGACTGAACACGAGATCAAGAATTTGTAGCGTGGACCGTCATTCACGAAATATTAAAAGCTTTATAAATAGTGATGAAAATAAACAGCTtcatagaaaaataatgaagatcatcAAAGATAGATCAGGAGTTGAGATGGTTGTGGGAGAGGCAATTGAGTCATTTGTGATAGGATATATGTTTTTCAGCCCATTTATGGTTGCTTCAACAATTCAAAATGATTGTCCAGTTGGTTATATTTGTTTGGTAACGTATAAGTTTCTTAAAAACTCTTCACGCACTTtaattttgtatgaaataaaaaatgttgttgGTTtatatttatgggaaaatgagAACTTTTGATCGGGACAGAAGtgtaatcaaaataaatattgcttcACAACTCTTTTAAAGTACATATACGCTCCAacgatttgaacaaaaaaaaaatgtttgcctCACTGGCATGAGCacgtatgtatttttttgttttttaatgacatGATTATGCACTTGCTGCCAATTTTTTTGACAAAGATTTTACTTACGAGATCAATAATCTGTAGGGTGGAAGGAACAGTATGGCGGCGTGCAGATTGATTCACGGAATCTTAAAAtctttgtaaataatgataaagataaacagcttaatataaaaaatgatgaagatcTTTAATAATAGATCAGGAGTTGTGATTGTTGCGGGAGAGGCAATTGAGTCATTTGTGATAGGATAAATGTTTTTCAGCCCATTTATGGTTGCTGACAATTAATTAAAATGATTGTCAAGTTGGCTATATATTCATTGTTTGGTAACGTATTAATTTCTTGAAAACTCTTCACGTACTTTGATTTTGTATGAATTGAAACATTTTGTTGGTTtatatttatgggaaaatgagAACTTTTGATAGGGACAGAAGTGTAATCAGAATAAAATATTGCTTCATGACTCTTTTCTCAGCAATTGATGCAATTATGAAAGAACCACTCTGATTGGTGCCTGGTAAGTATTTTTAACAAAGTGCGCATGCGTAAATGATCCGCCGATGGCCGATGGCGGTCGCAAAAAATAACATTGGAAGCTGTGGCAGTGTAGCACTGCAGCCTAACAAGTTCCCTTGAATGATGAGATCAATAGGATTGAGAATGTTAACGTATTTGTACAAGATGACCTATACCGTAAACTTTGAAATCCCCAAACaccaagagagagaaagaaagagaaagatggggggggggggggggagaaaccGAATTACCTCATCCGTTGCAGGTAATTTTCGTTTTCATTTGAAAGGGCTATCGACATTTCGTCACTTAGTTATGAATATTATACAATTTAGAATGATTTTAAAGTACATATACGCTCgacgatttgaaaaaaaaattaataaacaattCTTGCCTCACTGGCATGATCacgtatgtatttttttttaatgacatgatTATGCCCTTGCTaccaatattaatatcattatgttGTGCTTTCCTGTAAATTCGATGTTGGCCTAAAGATCTGTACTTCGGCCTCCTGGCCGCAATAATTTATATTCTAAGTAtggttgaatattttttttggtaagaTTCAAAGTTTGAAAAAGTTACTAATCACTCAATTTTTTTAGGGAGGTATACCTGTTTTCAGGTCCATTTAACATCTGATCTCTTTTGTATAATAACAATTACAatttaaagcgcttagaaatatcaaaggggaagttcactctAACAAacaatttattgtaaaaataccagtcgaagatttgagaaaaaatccatcaaagaatcaACAGTTAtcagaattttaattttaacgtcatatgcaagcagctttcctacCTATCGTATggttaaaaaatcaatgaaatgtaattttctcagaacattgaaaatggttttcagtGTACATTCAGCGTATCAATAgtcaaatcatttcacatccgtttctaaaacaaaacaaaacatattcaCCTTTAGCATAGCCTATTGTCTGCTGCTTTGTTGGGAAgacgaaatatattttttttccaacgaacGTCCAGTAGTTTGAAATCAAGCATATTTTCATGCAATTTTTTCGACATTGTGTAATTCATATTTTACGCGTAAAGGATATTCAAGTAATGAACTTTTccgaatagaaaataaaaaaaaacagcaaaagctagaaaaaaaaacactcagaGTGGtactaccatcagttcgtccattGACCacatcactggcgtaaatccggggggggggggggtggggggatatatccccccacttttcgaggagggggggatggcctgtacaaacatcccccccccatatttttacgaaagaaatgaaaaaaagagatcacaagagataattgttttattggtgaaaactcttcctaaaataccgcttaacaaatattattgaatcataaaatgcaaataaagagccagttcaccatttccaaacgaaatacttatgtccttattataacattaaagagaaactcccgtttcttccaattcatcaatgttggggtctttgggaagggaataagaaggaatgtcaaaaaagaattgaatgtaatctctaataaaaccattaaaccatcgtggggtaaaaaagataataatattggaggggtatttgccatatggacatacagtggcgtaattacggtgggcatgggggggcacatcccccccccccatcggttgaccaaaaaaaaatacggggagagggggaaaaaggagaaaagagggagaaaggaagagaaacgtagtgggaaaaaagaaaatattattcattataatgttatattatattataattatgttatgttacattacataagaaacatttttatcataactttatgaaacataattttcccagggcctacgtcttcattgttcctggtgctcgcattgtctgcttaacgagatatataatcatgttgtactaaaacatcccgttttcaattcaatatacaccaaatatatttcctagcacttgagttatcattgttttatgtagtgacatatgcttctttttcatgactcaaaaagtgattgccccatgttaaggtcttcgtatatatgaaaatttcctgtccgtgattacgttcgcattagtggattggtgagatatgtctgctcttaatgaattcctaaaatcagtccttaaaatgtcccttcttctgatctgaatatcaaagattttcagctcgcgcttcgcgctcgcatcatttggttaatgaaatacatatggtcctagttaattcctacaaagaaaccttagaatacccctattcaggtctgaattatctaaattttcagctcgcgcttcgcgctcgcatcatttggttaatgaaatacgtatggtcctagttaattcctacaaagaaaccttagaatacCCCACTTCAGgactgaattatctaaattttcagctcgcgcttcgcgctcgcattgtttagcgagacaggtacctatcatgattacacaaatttgattataatgtccctttttaggtgtgaatatagacaaattcagctcgcgcttcgtgctcgcattatttgatcagtgagatacatatccgtttaatgacattgtccttaaaatgtctctattaggtcagtataactggcaactgagcgctcttcgcgcgctcactagcgcactcactcagtgatttaaattttgctggtgccccccccccccaatgccgtgacccacggtacgctactgtggacatatcaatgacaattccttgcatatctaaacacatgattgcaaaaaaatgccaaaatatttcagtcatcccccccacccatcaacacggatttacgccagtggaccacatagtctactttcatttggtctaatgccattccgtctaacaacctgttggtccaatagccatttcaATAGccgtggaggagccgtggtgtgtggaggagccgtggtgtagtggttcttgCGACTGTGTAAACagtctcgccttgtaaacagagggtcgtgtgctTGAATCCCACCACTGTCtggcatcctttggcaaggcgttaatccacagtttgccactctcgacccaggtgctaaatgggtacctggtaggatgtgaaagttaTTGCAGCTTGTCCAGTaatgtgtgcgcctcaccggcgaatgactggaatactccccagggagtggaggatggcacacattgtgtgcgggaatgactgattgaaaccgatgaccggggtaataatatatatgtgaagcgcttagacacgtcgttccgatgtattaagcactatataaaagcggattattaatAAGTAGATGATAGACCTTTTGGTCTGATTGGACTAAAGTGTTAACtgtgtaaaaaatgaattaaaatgaaatggacattagaccaactggttatgagaccaCATGGTCatggacgaaatggtgattagacgaagtgacaATTGTACTAAATGGTTAATGGAAAAttatggttgttagacgaaattttgatggatggaatggcattagactaaatgaaagtagaccatgtggtgagtggacgagttggcagtagacgaattggtaaTTTACCGCTGCGTTTACCTTTCAACAAAAGAGCAGTCGAGCATGACGTCTATGCGCGCCTGccaaattttcttttgtttggtgCAAAATGTTTATAAATAGAATCATTTTTGTACATTAATTTGGTATGAAAGCGGGCACAATAGCCAGGTCGAATAACTCGTACACATATTAATCTCAGCGTGCAACAAACGGTCTAATAAAGAATACATCAAACTATTACATCAAATGGATTTTTGTACCTCCATTATGAGTAAAAAGTGATATTCGGGGAGCATTATTTGAAGTGCTATTTCAATATGAATTCGTGTATCATTTATGCCATTCTGGCATGTTTCAGCGTAAGGCCGAACTTTGTTTTGGCTCAAGGTAAGTGCCGATGTGCTGTTTTCTGGTTCTTCCTATTCCTGGTGTTTGTTTCATAATGATTACTCTCTTTCATAATAATAAAGGACTACAGTTTCGTTTCACCAATTTTCGGCAAACGACAAAGACCTTCCAGTTTTGTCATTTGACggtcattttcaatacattttctgTGTTCTTAAAAAATGCTGTACGTCACGGAGCGAAAAATTCCTATTATCTTCACCATGTTCATCTTCACAAATGTCACCATTACTTTTACCCGTGACAGCTGAAGATATAGCTTTTCTGGTGCTCGAATTCAAAAGTCAAGATTCAAGATCCATAAACGCAgttcatgtttcattttttggtttcccatgtgccccccccccaattttgttgtatcacaatatttttttggtttttcataattttagcGCACACTTGGACATTGGCTTTAAAAAGGAATTTGAAGCTCTATGAGCACGGTAATATAGAAAATCATGAGATTTCGGAAATTAAATTCAgttacgagtaaaaatattttctgaatgagTTCATATTCTGAATCCCgactttattattttgttccgAAACTCAAGTTCTCCTTtgcgatgggggggggggggggaatcaagGGATAAATTAACTGGTGTGCATGCATTTCTTctagaaaaaaaggaaacccattAGTATAAATGCCTTACGATAAATTCACTGACAATAATACGGTATTTAATAAGTCACACGTGATTTTAAAGCGTGTCATCATTCAATGCAAATTATCTTTACATTGATTGTCTTCTGTACGCGTTACGCGTTGACGATTTTGTTCATGGCTGATCGCCAATGATTCACGAGCCAGCCAAAATGTCTTCGTTTAATAAAATCCTTTGAACTCAagcaatattttaaagaaaaagaacatTGTTGCTCCCAATCCTACTTTCTTTGATTTACATTATATTAAAGAACAGTCATGGAACTTTTTGAGACATGTACGATTTCCTTTTGAATTTCAGATACTGTCCTCCAAATGATTTTTGATATCCTTTCTTTAAAGCGTTTTACTCACCCATTGATTCTCATTATATGGTAAAAAGGAAGTATATGATCTAGTGTAATGATACCTACGTGATTGTAGATAGGCGTGATTCTGAGGATAGTGGGGCCAAAACTATCTGACTGtatgccattttttttcaaatccacaTTTATTCTTCTTTCTTATTTGAATGGGTCTTTATTTGTTCAGATTACACCTATCTCGGATGTTTCTATGACAACAACAGGAGAGAAACTTTGCCGGATCTGATTTACTGTGAAAGAGATATATACCCTTACGATACATGTCAGAATACCTGTGGACCACAAGCTCAGTACTGTCAATCTCAAGAGATGACAATTGAACTATGCAGAGATATTTGTGCTGATCAGAACATGAGATACTTTGGAATTCAAGCAGGCACACAGTGCCTTTGTGGTGGATTCTTTGCGCCTTATAACGCATTGGGTCAACCAGATGGGAATGATACATGTAACAGACCATGTCCAGAAAATtcaagtcaaatgtgtggagcAGACTTTCAGGCGAGCGTCTATCAAATAAATGGTAAGACAATGATGTTTAtttaagttcaagttcaagttcaagtttattttccatttccatttacaacattataagcaaatataaatcaaacatacataaatataaatataaacaaatacaaatgaaatatgataacaatgattaCAAATCAATTACGAATTCcaaaacatttgtaaaatagttttaacaaaatctgatatatatatatttcatatatatatatatatacttatgtatatatatatatatatatttatatatgtatatatatgcaaTTTGATGGTGAAAGGGAGCGGATTAAAGATTAAAATTAATGGAGATACCATGATAACATTTAATAACGTAGTTTTTAACACTAGCCATATTAATTATAATGACTATTATGAACGAACTTCAATAGCGATACATTTGAAAGACAGTGCGTTATTCACACTTTtttcattctatttcattttaatgataACATGTCTATGAATTTTGTATGCCCACAATGATTGATAAAACATACACTGTGATTGcattttttggtgaattttaatAACAATGACATGGAGAGGCCATTAAATCAAtcgttttcttgaatatttttacAACAGGGCTGGGCGTTGGGAACAAAGTGAAATAGACTTTTAGTATTTCTTCATGTCAATTGTGGATAAATATAGGAAAAGTGATTGCTGGACTTTTTTAGCAATCTCTCCATTCATACCATTGTGGTGGCATTATCATCGGTGAGAGCCTTTtctgaggaagaaaaaaatgtggctCTCACAGCAATTTGATCTTATTTGCATTCATTTTGGTCAACAGAATCGCCATCACACTGTTTTAATCCAGGATACGTTTTAAACGGCGACCAATCGCAGCAGGATAGTTCTTTTTACAACGCAAGTGACGTCATCGATTTCGCCACCGTCTGTCCACCACCGAGTATCAAGGATGGCGCCGCATCTATCACGTGTACTACATCCGGGAACTGGACAAACCCTCCTCCTACCTGTACGGTCAGGTGTGCCACGCCCACTGCACCTATGCATGCTAGTTTCAGCTCATGGCAGACACTGAGTGACAACTACGCGGTCGATGATGACGTCTTCTTTGATTGTGATATGGATCCTTCGAGGACGAATCAAACATTGACATGTGGTTACTATGGCGACTGGCATGACTGGGAGACCTTTGTCTCGGATTGTCCAGGTAAGTTTATTTCACACCTCTACAACCTGACCTAACTCCAAAATCCCGGGTTTTCACATTGCCTACTCCTTTCTTTGAATAAGAATATTCTTAAACAGAATAAACCAATCTGGATATATCAACCAAATGTCTTAGCTTCATTGATCAatcgatctctctctctctaaaaaaataaagaaagaaaatggtgatatcAGAATCTTTTTCGTCGGTTTTGGTGTCTTGTCTTGGCGGACCATGATGAAAAACATCCACGACCCAAACCCGATCGGAATCGCTCCATGGGACCAAAATATTGAGTCATATGAATGCGTacttagccccattgaagtcattGTAAAATAGCCTTATTCCAAACATGCATGAATTAGGCTAACTTAATTTGATATCCCTTAGACCTACAAGGTTATAATAACTTGGACATATttatattaaagggatgctccgggttgaaaacatttatatataaataaatagagtaaaattcacaaagaaaaatgctgagaattttatcaaaatcggataacaaattacgaagttattgaattttaaaaatttgcattattccaatacatttctaggcatgtcttcgtgaatattcattaggtgggctcaTGATGTCacgtccccactttcctttttcttatgttattacatgaaataataattgtttaattttttcataaatttgtatTATGGTGTGTCTCAATTTTTGTGAAATACGCTGCATgaagaaataactaatgcacttaatcacttgtcaatcaaattattttatttcttggtaaagacattttgaataaacctaatgttatataataaaatacaaaagaacaaatggggatatgacatcataagcccacctaatgaatattcataaagacatttctataactgtttcaccagaataatgcattatcttacaaatttaataatttcgTTActtattatccgattttgatctagttttcagtattttgttttgtgaattgaTATATAAATATCTTAAGCCCGGAGCACACCTTTAAACCACTTTTGTATATACTAAACCTTAAAACCGCATTATTCGAACGATTGCTATTACATCATTATATACgaatatattttaaattcaCTTCTATTCAAATAAGTATGATAGTTTAGGAAATTGGCAAAGCCGATctcctaatatttatataaaagttagGTCCTACCTTAATTCTTGCTCGCCAGAGGATAGAATGGGGTCCAGCCGCTCagataaattgcacaaatccgTGAATAGAAATATTTACACGTAACAATTAGATGACAAAGAGATAGATGTCACAATATGTCTCGCAaagtaatgagctcattaaatatgcagagtGAATATAGACTTCGAAGGAGTGGAAGTGACGGTAAGAAGTAAGTGAGAGAAATAAGTATAAGTTGATCCTCCACAAGATTTGATTCGATCCTCATTAGCAGCTGGATGAGATGGTCAGCATGAGTGGACAGGACGAAGGCAGAGAGTAGAGTGATAATGTGATGgagaaaacaagttgtttttgaccaacatcagaaaaggtgagacaaagaaataagcgcCAAAAAGGGTGGCAAAACGCagttgaaaagaacaaagaagagagaggtagactgtgagaaaagcaaacatgcaagcatctctgtagtgatgttgtatacctgcaagttcattgcaataaacaagggacaatgaaaggatgtttgctccaagtctaagaacaaaagaaaggttgtttctcaatataagaatgtgtttgccaagtagaTTTGAGCAGGAAATGAGTTGCCTTGCTCTGTGCTAGTACAGTATAGTAGTACATTGCACATGGCATAAACAAGTTAGAATATAGacatgaaattggaaataaaagaaagaattcatatacatgtacagtatgttgaaatataaatgaaaatatatacaaggaaagaatatatagatatacatatatataaagagaTATAGTCAAGTCACTACAGTAGCTCCCCCCTAGATTTGGAGTTTTGGACCGAATAGAAATGTATTAACAAATCGACAAGGGAAAGTAAAAGGGAACTTGGCTATAtaaaacaagcaaataaaaggactgtaaacaCCAGTGTATTGTGAGAAATGTATCAACCGTCTCCGAAAAATTGAACGTACTTGTCAGGAAACCTGACATGGCGACCAGAACGGGTCTTACGAATTTCGGGAGGCATGTGCTTGTCATCAGAATCCACTGCCAAGTCCGTGGAGTTGGATTGTTTATGAACTTGGTCAGGTGGGtgttgatgatgaaatgaaggagTGGTAGCATCCTGCTCGATGAAAGCCGGTTTCAGTCTGTCGACACTGACATTTTCACGTTTACCATTATAATCTATGGTAAAATACGTGTCAGTGCGACGGATGACTCGGAAGGGTCCTCTGTATGGAGGCTGCAGTGGCTTTGTAACAGCATCATCTCTTAGAAAGATATGAGATGAATAATGCAGTTCAGGATGTACATGTGTTCGAGTGTGCTGCTTTCGAGTAGGAGTGGGATGTAATTCCTGCATCATTCTCTTTAGTCTGTGGGCATAATTAGATGGGTCATCGGCAGCATCAATTTGTGAAGGAGCTACACATTGTGC contains:
- the LOC135157226 gene encoding serine-rich adhesin for platelets-like; translated protein: MNSCIIYAILACFSVRPNFVLAQDYTYLGCFYDNNRRETLPDLIYCERDIYPYDTCQNTCGPQAQYCQSQEMTIELCRDICADQNMRYFGIQAGTQCLCGGFFAPYNALGQPDGNDTCNRPCPENSSQMCGADFQASVYQINESPSHCFNPGYVLNGDQSQQDSSFYNASDVIDFATVCPPPSIKDGAASITCTTSGNWTNPPPTCTVRCATPTAPMHASFSSWQTLSDNYAVDDDVFFDCDMDPSRTNQTLTCGYYGDWHDWETFVSDCPETPPPTTAATPNSASTTAITISTPTPTNTAPATTTTISTPTTATTTTSTPKMPTTGATATSQGAYQPTSMSPFSLNPPSQTSRDDITSEPTIMMTSSDGGRGSSLGMKIVYSRSKYVKHRL